The Pyrococcus kukulkanii genome contains a region encoding:
- a CDS encoding AAA family ATPase: protein MYFDPRPKTKREDLFDRERELEEFITALESRRPLTVITGIRRLGKTSLLLVGLNEANAPYILVDMRDVNPSSEFDLYKRIEAGLNRLIRERKDMKTKIKGMLSHISGIQILGSGIYLSWGERGVDLLELFETLERLDVVIAFDEVQYAKGPIGRKLTGLIAHLYDYTELRIVVTGSEVGLLYDFLGIEDPNAPLFGRYFEEITLSRFSEEQSREFLRIGFEQCNINVGKETIEEAVRALDGIVGWLVLFGMSALKNPERALEATLKKATPLAKSEFEEFLKRHEFARKRYIAVMRAVALGNKRWSEIKEFLERREKKSISDSVVHRLLTNLVKASFLEKVRGEYRIADPILEMVFKQGF, encoded by the coding sequence TTGTACTTCGACCCAAGACCAAAAACAAAGAGAGAAGATTTATTCGACAGGGAGAGGGAGCTTGAAGAGTTCATAACTGCCCTAGAGTCTAGAAGGCCCTTAACGGTTATAACGGGGATAAGAAGGTTAGGGAAAACTTCGCTTTTGCTCGTGGGTCTTAACGAAGCCAATGCCCCTTACATTCTCGTGGACATGAGGGACGTCAACCCAAGCTCGGAGTTTGACCTCTACAAGAGGATAGAGGCGGGCCTTAACAGGTTAATTAGGGAGAGGAAGGATATGAAAACGAAGATCAAAGGAATGCTTTCCCACATATCTGGAATCCAAATTCTTGGTTCTGGAATATATCTCTCTTGGGGGGAGAGAGGAGTAGATCTCCTAGAACTATTCGAAACCCTCGAGAGGCTCGACGTTGTAATCGCGTTCGATGAGGTGCAGTACGCTAAGGGCCCAATCGGGAGAAAGCTAACCGGTCTAATAGCCCACCTCTACGATTACACCGAGCTTAGGATAGTTGTCACGGGAAGCGAGGTCGGCCTCCTCTACGACTTCCTGGGCATTGAAGATCCAAACGCCCCCCTATTCGGGAGGTACTTTGAGGAAATCACCCTCTCAAGGTTCAGCGAAGAGCAGAGCAGGGAGTTCCTCAGGATAGGCTTCGAGCAGTGCAACATTAACGTTGGCAAGGAAACTATAGAGGAGGCGGTTAGAGCACTGGACGGAATAGTTGGATGGCTCGTCCTCTTCGGAATGTCAGCTTTGAAGAACCCGGAGAGGGCCCTTGAGGCCACGCTAAAGAAGGCCACACCCTTGGCCAAGAGTGAATTTGAGGAGTTCCTAAAGAGGCATGAATTTGCAAGGAAAAGGTACATCGCGGTTATGAGGGCCGTAGCTTTAGGGAATAAAAGGTGGAGCGAGATAAAGGAGTTCCTTGAGAGGAGGGAGAAGAAGTCCATATCTGACAGCGTGGTGCACAGACTATTGACGAATTTAGTCAAGGCCTCCTTCCTCGAGAAGGTTAGGGGAGAGTACAGGATCGCTGATCCAATCCTTGAAATGGTCTTTAAGCAAGGTTTTTAA
- a CDS encoding type II toxin-antitoxin system VapC family toxin translates to MAKQVKPEMIYMDTGALIAFFNTKDENHAKAVAFFKESVTKGIRFVVGRPVLMEFLNGTSKRVGKRTALELKNIILSSEFIIIENETKEDWNKAWKIFEKFEDHDGMDLVDCLSFAIMERLRIITAFTFDHDFEIYGFYRVP, encoded by the coding sequence ATGGCGAAGCAAGTAAAGCCAGAGATGATTTATATGGACACAGGAGCCCTAATAGCATTTTTTAATACAAAGGATGAAAATCATGCTAAGGCCGTTGCATTCTTTAAGGAGAGCGTCACTAAGGGAATAAGATTCGTTGTAGGTCGTCCAGTTCTAATGGAGTTTCTTAACGGCACCTCTAAGCGAGTAGGGAAGAGGACTGCACTTGAATTAAAAAATATTATACTCTCAAGTGAGTTCATAATAATTGAAAATGAAACAAAGGAAGATTGGAATAAGGCTTGGAAAATCTTTGAAAAATTTGAAGACCATGATGGTATGGATCTAGTTGATTGTCTCAGCTTTGCGATAATGGAGCGTCTCAGGATAATAACGGCTTTCACCTTTGACCATGACTTCGAAATATATGGCTTCTATAGAGTCCCCTGA